Proteins encoded in a region of the Zea mays cultivar B73 chromosome 2, Zm-B73-REFERENCE-NAM-5.0, whole genome shotgun sequence genome:
- the LOC100285369 gene encoding uncharacterized protein LOC100285369 precursor: MYAPPMAQHRQRSFQSFARTWLPLAVMILMCFAASTTAQQQPPPLPQPTTTGTVPLPSVPACLPAQATLSPCVSYLIGNSSSPPTECCAQIRAMFQSQAPCLCAALASAGPAQQLGSALGQLLPTSCDLPADACSAGTTSAAPAGPASGTTSAAEPPAAATEPNAVSDDPTAPAGGAGIKSVPGLLASATAAGSSGIPAAALFVSFCWSFIYLLSTLI, translated from the coding sequence ATGTACGCTCCGCCAATGGCTCAACACCGGCAGCGCAGCTTCCAGTCGTTTGCAAGGACGTGGCTGCCTCTCGCCGTTATGATCTTGATGTGCTTCGCCGCTTCCACGACGGCGCAGCAGCAACCACCGCCACTGCCGCAGCCGACGACAACAGGCACTGTACCGCTACCGAGCGTGCCAGCGTGCCTGCCAGCGCAGGCCACGCTGTCGCCGTGCGTGAGCTACCTCATCGGCAACTCGTCGTCGCCGCCCACGGAGTGCTGCGCCCAGATACGGGCCATGTTCCAGTCGCAGGCGCCGTGCTTGTGCGCCGCTTTGGCGTCGGCGGGGCCCGCCCAGCAGCTCGGGTCCGCGCTCGGCCAGCTGCTGCCCACCTCGTGCGACCTGCCCGCCGACGCGTGCTCAGCAGGAACGACGAGCGCTGCCCCGGCTGGTCCCGCGTCAGGCACGACCTCTGCCGCAGAACCGCCTGCGGCGGCCACTGAGCCGAACGCTGTGAGCGACGACCCGACGGCGCCAGCCGGTGGCGCAGGGATCAAGTCGGTTCCAGGCTTGCTTGCCTCGGCTACAGCAGCAGGCTCCAGTGGCATACCTGCTGCCGCTCTCTTTGTGTCCTTTTGTTGGTCGTTTATTTATCTCCTTTCAACTCTGATATGA